In a single window of the Nitrospira sp. MA-1 genome:
- a CDS encoding glycosyltransferase, which translates to MGMRKVKRLKVLISAYACEPGKGSESGVGWNVALQMAKYHDVWVITRINNRSSIEAALEQYDQPKPHFLYYDLPRWMRFWKKGGRGVRAYYYMWQMGILVLIRRLHRTMTFELIHHVTFVRFWTPSFLSFLPIPFLWGPIGGGDTTPKVLRNQLDFRSKIYEAGRHLALWIGEHDPFVWRTAARSRMGIATTKGTAKRLKRLGVSNVKVYGEAGLEKSAIAQLSQSSQRSDSSFRFVTIGRLLGFKGVFFALRAFAHANISHCEYWIIGDGPDKRRLERLVVALGIAEQVKFFGEIPRSEALRKLAECNVLVHPSFHESGGWVCLEAMAAARPVICLDHSGPATQVTDETGILIAVNSAEQVLRDMGESMKRLAGAPSLCEQMGRAGRERVLQDYSWDSKVDVLNEFYQEVAFQGTS; encoded by the coding sequence ATGGGAATGCGAAAAGTGAAGCGACTGAAAGTCCTGATCTCAGCCTATGCTTGTGAGCCGGGGAAAGGTTCGGAGTCTGGTGTCGGCTGGAATGTGGCTCTGCAAATGGCAAAATATCATGATGTCTGGGTGATTACTCGCATCAATAACCGATCTAGCATAGAAGCCGCATTAGAGCAGTATGATCAACCTAAGCCTCATTTCCTCTATTATGATCTTCCCCGATGGATGCGTTTCTGGAAGAAGGGGGGAAGGGGCGTCAGAGCCTATTATTATATGTGGCAAATGGGAATTTTGGTATTGATCCGGAGGCTGCATCGCACAATGACCTTCGAACTAATACACCATGTGACATTCGTGAGATTTTGGACTCCGAGTTTTCTCTCTTTTCTCCCCATTCCATTTTTGTGGGGACCCATTGGTGGAGGAGACACTACGCCAAAGGTTTTGCGTAATCAGTTGGACTTTAGGAGTAAAATCTACGAGGCAGGTCGACATCTGGCTTTGTGGATTGGAGAACATGATCCGTTTGTGTGGCGCACAGCAGCAAGAAGTCGTATGGGCATCGCCACGACAAAAGGAACCGCAAAACGCTTAAAAAGGCTGGGGGTTTCTAATGTAAAAGTCTACGGTGAGGCAGGACTAGAAAAGAGTGCAATTGCTCAACTCTCGCAATCCTCGCAACGGTCGGATTCTTCGTTTAGGTTTGTGACAATTGGAAGACTCTTAGGCTTTAAAGGAGTTTTCTTTGCGTTACGAGCATTTGCTCACGCAAATATTTCGCATTGTGAATATTGGATCATTGGTGATGGTCCGGATAAAAGAAGATTGGAGCGACTAGTCGTCGCTCTTGGTATTGCAGAACAGGTGAAATTCTTCGGCGAGATTCCCAGGTCCGAAGCGCTGCGTAAACTTGCCGAATGCAATGTCCTTGTCCACCCCAGTTTCCATGAGTCAGGTGGTTGGGTGTGTTTGGAGGCCATGGCTGCTGCACGACCCGTCATTTGCTTAGATCATAGCGGGCCTGCCACACAAGTAACAGATGAAACCGGAATCCTCATTGCTGTGAATTCTGCCGAGCAGGTATTGCGGGATATGGGGGAGTCAATGAAGAGGTTAGCTGGTGCGCCTTCTCTTTGCGAGCAAATGGGCAGAGCAGGCAGGGAAAGAGTGTTGCAAGATTATAGCTGGGATTCAAAGGTTGATGTTCTCAACGAGTTTTACCAGGAAGTGGCATTTCAGGGAACGTCTTGA
- a CDS encoding phosphotransferase — translation MLSTEMRALSLFPPDAEIRALPTSKSPRLLLAGATVKRRWQESAFYPAHRRIAKCYRFFLRLKVATGLGLMAPVVNHHASIKELIGDIFPDVDSAALLIGTAGPNQKNTIQLWSRERGVVGYIKYAETHIARSRLENEFKMLERIPKGVGPEVLKYTSFNDGNALVLSPIVGRAISVSMHPPSWIHEFLNGLQISPCEGIEEHPGVKIFQAKYGSAVLPWLESLSHRKWPVVFYHGDFAPWNLLHWSGRNAAAIDWEYGLSESLPHLDLIHYLLQVGRLIRFWTPRQTRVFVINYMLRHFSLDLEEIEGLVRLLAYHVYREAIADGHLENTNRVLWWRSVWECEK, via the coding sequence ATGTTAAGCACTGAGATGAGGGCTCTAAGCCTATTTCCACCGGATGCAGAGATTAGGGCTCTCCCCACTTCCAAAAGCCCGCGGTTGCTTCTTGCTGGGGCGACCGTAAAACGTCGCTGGCAGGAAAGTGCTTTTTATCCTGCTCATAGAAGAATTGCCAAGTGTTATCGTTTCTTCTTGCGTTTAAAAGTGGCAACAGGATTGGGTTTAATGGCGCCCGTGGTAAATCATCATGCAAGTATCAAAGAATTGATAGGTGACATTTTTCCAGATGTGGATTCCGCTGCACTACTCATTGGGACTGCAGGACCAAATCAGAAAAATACTATCCAATTATGGAGTCGAGAGAGGGGCGTCGTTGGGTACATAAAGTATGCCGAGACGCACATTGCTCGCTCCAGGCTAGAAAACGAGTTCAAAATGTTGGAGCGTATTCCTAAGGGAGTTGGTCCAGAGGTACTGAAGTACACATCCTTTAACGACGGGAATGCCCTGGTCCTCAGTCCCATAGTTGGACGTGCTATTTCAGTAAGTATGCATCCGCCATCCTGGATTCACGAATTTTTGAATGGCCTTCAGATCTCACCCTGCGAAGGAATAGAAGAACACCCTGGAGTAAAAATTTTCCAGGCGAAATACGGCAGTGCTGTCCTACCTTGGCTTGAGTCTCTTTCTCATCGAAAATGGCCCGTTGTGTTTTATCATGGTGATTTTGCACCTTGGAACCTGCTGCATTGGTCAGGTAGAAATGCCGCTGCGATTGATTGGGAGTACGGATTATCAGAATCCCTTCCGCACCTTGATTTAATCCATTACCTTTTACAAGTAGGGCGATTGATCCGGTTTTGGACTCCCCGCCAAACAAGGGTATTTGTCATTAACTACATGCTGAGACACTTCTCATTAGACCTTGAGGAGATCGAAGGATTAGTGAGGCTGTTAGCCTATCATGTTTATCGTGAGGCAATTGCTGACGGTCATTTGGAAAATACAAATCGTGTTCTTTGGTGGAGGTCCGTATGGGAATGCGAAAAGTGA
- a CDS encoding glycosyltransferase family 4 protein, with translation MENKLRVLLAHNFYQEPGGEDEVFAAEGRLLEANGHKVIRYTLHNDSIQNCSKFDLAKTLIWNTKAYHDLRKIIQRERPHIAHFHNVFPLISPSAFYASRAERVPVILTLHNYRLLCSNSLFYRDEAVCEDCLKSTFPVSGVIHGCYRESRVESAGVAAMLSIHRILGSWKKKVSIFIALTDFAKKKFIEGGLPEGKVVVKPNFVEPDPGIGREKVQDYALFVGRLSSEKGLSTLLGAWSELHDRIPLKIVGDGPLASQIRSASSALRGVEWLGRLQKEEVLLAMKQAMFLVFPSVWYEGLPMTIIEAFSVGCPVVGSAIGGVNDLIASGKTGLHFRAGDVEDLVKQVTWVLAHPTQVLEMRREARQEYETHYSSAGNYRNLINIYAQARSEEKGQVFS, from the coding sequence ATGGAAAATAAGCTAAGGGTTTTGCTTGCCCACAATTTTTATCAAGAGCCGGGTGGGGAAGATGAAGTTTTTGCTGCAGAAGGCAGGCTCCTCGAAGCGAATGGCCATAAGGTCATTCGATATACCTTACATAACGACTCCATTCAGAATTGTTCGAAGTTTGATCTCGCCAAAACGCTCATTTGGAATACCAAGGCGTATCATGATCTTCGTAAGATCATCCAACGGGAACGACCGCACATTGCTCATTTCCATAATGTCTTCCCGTTAATCTCTCCTTCGGCATTTTATGCAAGCCGGGCGGAGAGAGTCCCCGTGATTTTAACCTTACACAATTATCGGCTCCTGTGCTCCAACTCACTTTTTTATAGGGACGAAGCCGTATGTGAGGATTGCCTGAAAAGTACCTTCCCAGTTTCTGGAGTTATTCATGGATGTTACCGAGAAAGTCGCGTAGAAAGTGCTGGGGTAGCAGCCATGCTTAGTATCCATCGAATTTTGGGGAGCTGGAAGAAGAAGGTCAGTATTTTTATCGCACTAACGGATTTTGCGAAGAAAAAATTTATTGAAGGAGGATTACCAGAGGGGAAAGTTGTGGTTAAACCAAACTTTGTCGAGCCGGATCCAGGGATTGGGAGGGAGAAAGTACAAGATTATGCGTTGTTCGTTGGGCGCCTTTCCTCCGAGAAAGGTCTTAGTACACTGTTAGGTGCCTGGTCAGAGCTCCATGATCGGATCCCACTCAAGATCGTCGGCGATGGACCGCTTGCTTCCCAGATTCGTTCTGCTTCAAGTGCTCTTAGGGGAGTCGAGTGGTTAGGACGTTTGCAGAAGGAGGAGGTCTTATTGGCCATGAAGCAGGCGATGTTTTTGGTCTTCCCATCCGTTTGGTACGAGGGGCTTCCTATGACAATCATTGAAGCATTTTCTGTCGGGTGCCCCGTTGTTGGTAGTGCGATTGGAGGAGTGAATGACCTGATTGCTTCTGGAAAAACCGGTCTTCATTTTCGTGCCGGGGATGTAGAGGACCTGGTGAAACAAGTCACCTGGGTTCTTGCTCACCCTACCCAAGTGTTGGAGATGCGGAGGGAAGCTAGACAGGAGTATGAAACACATTACTCGAGTGCAGGAAACTATAGAAATTTAATAAATATTTACGCCCAGGCTAGAAGTGAGGAAAAGGGCCAGGTCTTTTCATAA